Proteins encoded within one genomic window of Thiothrix litoralis:
- a CDS encoding CotH kinase family protein: MFNLSSTGHSPDMFRKSLLIMALGSALLASGCNSSSSTTISTADTTTTDTADTTTSTDTTDTTTSTAVVSDADFEATDWTDATHSKSADPNFDEVFNDTQVKRLDFVVTAERWQSMLDNMTTTYGTFGASTTGTTGGAPAGGAAPGGGGVGGAAPVAAQAAAQTLITSDEDQVMVPAEVFYNGKEWYRVGIRFKGNSTLQGSWQSGILKLSFKMDFDEFEDDYPQIDNQRFYGFKKFSLKNNYLDNSQLREKVASEVFKNAGVPVSHTAFYTLYLDHGNGPEYFGLYTLVEEIDDTVIDTQFSSNKGNLYKPEDGSANFVKGTFNADDFEKKTNEDDADWSDIESLFAALHADTATTDPATWRANLEAVFDVDGFLKYLAVNGIIQNWDTYGRMAHNFYLYNNPATGKLTWIPWDNNEALQEGKQQGALALDFANLTSSEWPLIAKIYADTEYKARYNAYLSEVILGAFETNTLQTTYDTYSTLVAPYATTELAGYSFLSNASDFYSDVSALKLHATSRATAVSTYLNNQ; the protein is encoded by the coding sequence ATGTTTAATTTATCGTCCACTGGGCATTCGCCTGATATGTTCAGAAAATCTTTACTTATTATGGCTTTGGGGTCTGCACTGCTGGCATCAGGGTGTAACAGTAGCAGCAGTACAACCATTAGTACTGCGGATACCACCACTACCGATACTGCGGATACAACCACCAGCACTGATACTACCGATACCACAACGAGTACCGCTGTGGTATCAGATGCTGATTTCGAGGCGACAGACTGGACGGATGCAACGCATAGTAAGAGCGCCGACCCCAACTTTGATGAAGTTTTCAATGATACACAGGTTAAGCGTCTGGATTTCGTGGTGACTGCCGAACGCTGGCAAAGTATGCTCGACAATATGACCACTACTTACGGTACATTTGGGGCTAGTACGACGGGAACTACTGGTGGTGCTCCAGCAGGCGGTGCTGCTCCTGGCGGTGGCGGTGTTGGTGGTGCTGCTCCAGTCGCTGCTCAAGCCGCTGCTCAGACGCTGATAACGTCTGATGAAGATCAGGTCATGGTTCCTGCTGAAGTCTTTTACAACGGTAAGGAATGGTATCGTGTAGGCATTCGCTTCAAGGGGAATTCTACCCTGCAAGGCAGTTGGCAATCAGGCATCCTCAAGCTATCGTTCAAGATGGACTTTGATGAATTTGAGGATGATTACCCGCAAATCGATAACCAGCGTTTTTATGGCTTCAAAAAATTCAGTCTGAAAAACAATTATCTTGATAACTCCCAGCTCCGGGAAAAAGTAGCGTCAGAAGTCTTTAAAAACGCGGGAGTACCCGTTTCCCATACGGCGTTTTACACGTTGTACCTCGATCATGGTAATGGCCCAGAGTATTTTGGTTTATATACCTTGGTAGAAGAGATAGATGACACGGTAATAGATACCCAATTCTCTAGCAATAAAGGTAATTTGTATAAGCCGGAAGACGGCAGTGCCAACTTTGTTAAAGGCACGTTCAATGCGGACGATTTTGAGAAAAAGACGAATGAAGACGATGCCGATTGGTCTGATATTGAGTCCTTGTTCGCCGCGCTGCACGCCGATACCGCGACCACAGACCCCGCTACGTGGAGAGCAAACCTTGAAGCAGTTTTTGATGTCGATGGATTCCTGAAATACTTGGCTGTTAATGGCATTATCCAGAACTGGGATACTTACGGGCGTATGGCTCACAACTTTTATCTTTACAACAATCCAGCAACCGGCAAGCTGACCTGGATTCCTTGGGATAATAATGAAGCCTTGCAAGAGGGCAAACAACAGGGCGCACTGGCGCTGGATTTCGCTAATCTGACAAGCTCAGAATGGCCTTTGATCGCCAAGATCTACGCGGATACAGAGTATAAAGCACGCTATAACGCTTATTTGTCTGAAGTGATTCTGGGCGCATTTGAAACCAATACCCTCCAGACGACTTATGATACTTATTCGACCTTGGTTGCTCCTTATGCGACGACGGAATTAGCCGGGTATTCCTTCCTGAGCAATGCCAGTGATTTTTACAGTGATGTGAGCGCACTCAAATTACATGCGACCAGCCGAGCGACAGCGGTTAGTACGTATTTGAACAATCAATAA
- a CDS encoding RNA-guided endonuclease InsQ/TnpB family protein, which produces MERQQRYRNLEVKLGKAQRAHQKQRVKAIHAKIKHQRQDDTHKFTTALVQQHGVIFVGNVSSAGLAKTTMAKSVLDAGWFMLKTQLKYKAIARSVVFAEVNEAYSTQTCSCCGSLSANSPKGRTGLGIREWMCADCGTLHDRDVNAARNILAAGHSRLAGGIIAL; this is translated from the coding sequence TTGGAACGCCAGCAGCGTTACCGCAATCTTGAGGTGAAGCTCGGCAAAGCCCAACGCGCCCATCAAAAGCAGCGCGTCAAGGCTATTCATGCCAAAATCAAGCATCAACGCCAAGACGACACCCACAAATTCACCACCGCACTGGTGCAACAGCACGGTGTCATATTCGTTGGCAACGTCAGCAGTGCTGGCCTCGCAAAAACCACGATGGCTAAAAGCGTCTTGGATGCAGGCTGGTTCATGTTGAAAACACAACTGAAATACAAAGCGATAGCGCGGTCAGTGGTGTTTGCAGAAGTCAACGAAGCGTACAGTACCCAGACGTGTTCGTGTTGCGGGAGCCTTTCCGCCAACAGTCCGAAAGGTAGGACAGGGCTTGGAATAAGGGAATGGATGTGTGCCGACTGTGGCACGCTGCACGACAGAGATGTCAATGCAGCCCGCAACATTCTCGCGGCTGGGCATAGCCGTCTCGCAGGAGGAATCATCGCCCTTTAG
- the atpD gene encoding F0F1 ATP synthase subunit beta: MNLPPNGTIPPPNTGNITAVHGSIVDICFPHTLPPIRTLLRTGDNQHIALEVLTQLDEQKVRAIALTPTQGLARGMVVEDTGAPLQVPVGDSILSRMFDVFGKPIDQLPPPENVEWRSVHRTPPPLSSRSTQSEVFTTGIKVIDVLVPLERGGKAGLFGGAGVGKTVLLTEMIHNMVGHHNGVSLFCGIGERCREGEELYRDMKSAGVLPNMVMLFGQMNELPGSRFRIGHAALTMAEYFRDDKHRDVLLLIDNIFRFIQAGAEISGLMGQMPSRLGYQPTLGTELAQLEERIANTDAGAITSIQAVYVPADDFTDPAAVHTFSHLSASIVLSRKRASEGLYPAVDPLQSASKMLTPGIVGERHYHLAQAVRSTLAQYEDLKDIIAMLGLEQLSQDDRNAVFRARRLERFLTQPFYTTGQFSGMEGKSVSLEDALSGCERILNDEFKDYPESALYMIGAISEAKKPEPEAADA, from the coding sequence ATGAACCTGCCCCCGAACGGAACGATTCCTCCCCCCAACACCGGCAACATCACCGCCGTCCACGGCAGCATCGTCGACATCTGCTTCCCGCACACCCTGCCCCCCATCCGTACCCTGCTGCGCACGGGCGACAACCAGCACATCGCCCTCGAAGTTCTCACCCAGCTCGACGAGCAGAAAGTACGCGCCATCGCCCTCACCCCGACCCAAGGGCTGGCACGCGGCATGGTAGTGGAAGACACCGGCGCACCGTTGCAAGTACCGGTTGGCGACAGCATCCTCTCGCGCATGTTCGACGTATTCGGCAAGCCCATCGACCAGCTACCGCCCCCGGAAAACGTGGAATGGCGCTCGGTACACCGCACCCCGCCACCACTGTCCAGCCGTTCCACCCAATCCGAAGTCTTTACCACCGGCATCAAGGTCATCGACGTACTGGTTCCGCTGGAACGCGGTGGCAAGGCCGGGCTGTTCGGCGGCGCGGGCGTGGGCAAAACCGTGTTGCTCACCGAAATGATCCACAACATGGTTGGGCATCACAACGGCGTCAGCCTGTTTTGCGGCATCGGCGAACGTTGCCGCGAAGGCGAGGAACTCTACCGCGACATGAAGAGCGCCGGAGTGCTGCCCAACATGGTGATGCTGTTCGGACAAATGAACGAACTACCCGGCAGCCGGTTCCGCATCGGTCATGCGGCGCTGACGATGGCGGAATATTTCCGCGACGACAAACACCGCGACGTACTGCTGCTGATCGACAATATTTTCCGCTTCATCCAAGCCGGGGCGGAAATTTCCGGGCTGATGGGGCAAATGCCTTCGCGCCTCGGCTACCAGCCCACCCTGGGAACAGAATTGGCGCAACTGGAAGAACGCATTGCCAACACCGACGCCGGGGCAATCACCTCGATCCAGGCGGTGTACGTGCCTGCGGATGATTTCACCGACCCGGCGGCAGTGCATACCTTTTCGCACCTGTCCGCCTCCATCGTATTGTCGCGCAAACGTGCCAGCGAAGGCTTATACCCAGCGGTCGACCCGCTGCAATCAGCCTCAAAAATGCTCACCCCCGGCATCGTCGGCGAACGCCACTACCATCTGGCGCAAGCCGTGCGCAGCACCCTCGCGCAATACGAAGACCTCAAAGACATCATCGCCATGCTCGGCCTCGAACAACTTTCGCAAGACGACCGCAACGCCGTGTTCCGCGCCCGGCGGCTGGAACGCTTCCTCACCCAACCGTTCTACACCACCGGACAATTCAGCGGCATGGAGGGCAAAAGCGTCAGCCTCGAAGACGCGCTCAGCGGTTGCGAACGCATCCTCAACGACGAATTCAAGGATTACCCCGAAAGTGCGCTGTACATGATCGGTGCGATTAGTGAGGCGAAAAAGCCAGAACCAGAGGCTGCCGATGCCTGA
- a CDS encoding F0F1 ATP synthase subunit epsilon codes for MPDLMHLQILLPFAVFADNTGVTSIVAETPDGSFGLLPQRLDCVAALEPGILTYTTEADGEVYIAVDQGILVKTGNAVRVSVRNAQGGANLDQLYAAVKDEFLNLDEREREVRTALAKLESGFVRRFAGLQQP; via the coding sequence ATGCCTGACCTGATGCACCTGCAAATCCTCCTACCCTTCGCCGTCTTCGCCGACAACACCGGGGTCACCAGCATCGTGGCGGAAACCCCCGACGGCTCCTTCGGCCTGCTCCCCCAGCGGCTGGATTGCGTAGCGGCACTCGAACCTGGCATCCTCACTTACACCACTGAAGCGGACGGCGAGGTTTACATTGCCGTAGATCAGGGCATACTGGTGAAAACAGGCAACGCAGTGCGGGTGTCAGTGCGCAATGCCCAAGGCGGCGCAAACCTTGACCAGCTCTACGCTGCCGTGAAAGACGAATTCCTGAATCTGGACGAGCGCGAACGCGAAGTCCGCACCGCGCTCGCAAAGCTGGAAAGTGGCTTCGTGCGCCGCTTCGCTGGCCTCCAGCAACCCTGA
- a CDS encoding AtpZ/AtpI family protein, giving the protein MQPTEQNPIPNPDQNTAFLRKIGTKAERKLKAQREGKQPVWLGLGVMGIVGWSVAVPVLIGLFTGIWLDGCCPGKYTWTLNLLIVGLVIGCVNVYYWISKEQRAIHDDKEEDKHA; this is encoded by the coding sequence ATGCAACCCACTGAGCAAAACCCTATTCCAAACCCTGACCAGAACACCGCTTTCCTGCGCAAGATAGGCACAAAAGCAGAGCGCAAACTCAAGGCACAGCGCGAGGGGAAGCAGCCTGTGTGGCTGGGGCTGGGAGTCATGGGCATCGTCGGCTGGTCAGTAGCCGTGCCAGTACTCATCGGACTGTTCACGGGCATATGGCTGGATGGCTGCTGCCCCGGCAAATACACCTGGACACTGAACCTGCTGATCGTCGGCTTGGTCATCGGCTGTGTGAATGTCTATTACTGGATAAGCAAGGAACAGCGGGCAATACACGACGACAAAGAGGAGGATAAACATGCTTGA
- a CDS encoding N-ATPase subunit AtpR, translating to MLESLLMPLLTGIALGLFFFGGLWWTVRKGSIANNPALWFLGSFLLRTGMALGGFYAVGAGDWRRLLAALVGFVLARMLLIRFTPTPLSSQERSHAP from the coding sequence ATGCTTGAAAGTCTGTTAATGCCACTACTGACCGGCATCGCGCTCGGCCTGTTTTTCTTTGGCGGGCTGTGGTGGACAGTGCGCAAGGGAAGCATCGCCAACAACCCTGCCTTGTGGTTTCTCGGCAGTTTCCTGTTGCGTACTGGTATGGCGCTGGGCGGATTTTATGCGGTGGGCGCAGGAGACTGGCGACGCTTGCTGGCCGCCTTGGTCGGTTTCGTGCTGGCACGGATGCTGTTAATCCGTTTCACCCCGACACCGTTATCCTCGCAGGAGCGCAGCCATGCACCTTAG
- a CDS encoding F0F1 ATP synthase subunit A, with amino-acid sequence MHLSSDELIFWQYGFAKLNLTIVTTWGLMLVLSVGAWLITRRISNDVHLSRWQNALEVIVLGIKTQIEEVGLLESRKYIAFIGTLFLFIVVSNLMAIVPGYEPPTGSLSTTTALAICVFAAVPLFGIREKGVTDYLRSYLQPTVVMLPFNIISEISRTLALAIRLFGNVMSGGMIIAILLTITPLFFPILMKMLDLLTGMVQAYIFSILATVYIAAATRKETRKTHG; translated from the coding sequence ATGCACCTTAGTTCCGACGAGCTGATTTTCTGGCAATACGGTTTCGCCAAACTCAACCTCACCATTGTCACCACTTGGGGGTTAATGCTGGTACTGAGCGTGGGCGCATGGCTGATTACCCGTCGTATCAGCAACGACGTTCACCTTTCGCGCTGGCAGAATGCGCTGGAAGTGATCGTGCTGGGCATCAAAACACAGATCGAAGAAGTGGGTTTGCTTGAGTCGCGCAAATACATTGCCTTCATCGGCACGCTGTTCCTGTTCATCGTGGTGTCGAATCTGATGGCGATTGTGCCCGGTTACGAGCCACCGACCGGCTCGCTGTCGACCACCACCGCGTTGGCCATTTGCGTATTTGCCGCCGTACCACTGTTCGGCATCCGGGAAAAAGGTGTGACGGACTATTTGCGTTCCTATTTGCAGCCGACGGTGGTGATGCTGCCGTTCAATATCATCAGCGAAATTTCGCGCACGCTCGCGCTAGCCATCCGCCTGTTCGGCAATGTCATGAGCGGCGGGATGATTATCGCTATTTTGCTGACCATTACACCGCTGTTTTTTCCCATTCTGATGAAGATGCTCGACTTACTGACGGGCATGGTGCAAGCCTATATTTTCAGTATCCTCGCCACGGTTTATATCGCGGCTGCCACCCGCAAAGAAACAAGGAAAACACATGGATAG
- a CDS encoding F0F1 ATP synthase subunit C, whose protein sequence is MDSMTLIAIASIITAGMTISIGGIGPALGEGRAVATALTSLAQQPDAAPTITRTLFVGLAMIESVAIYCFVVSMILIFANPFWNHAIAKAAGG, encoded by the coding sequence ATGGATAGCATGACCCTGATTGCCATTGCCTCGATCATCACCGCCGGGATGACGATTTCCATCGGCGGCATTGGCCCGGCACTCGGCGAAGGCCGCGCGGTCGCCACGGCGCTGACCTCTCTGGCACAACAACCGGATGCCGCCCCCACCATTACCCGTACCCTGTTCGTGGGGCTGGCAATGATCGAATCGGTGGCGATTTACTGTTTCGTGGTGTCGATGATCCTGATCTTCGCCAACCCGTTCTGGAACCATGCCATCGCCAAGGCAGCCGGAGGTTAA
- a CDS encoding F0F1 ATP synthase subunit delta has product MLIDWFTVGAQVINFLILMWLLKHFLYQPVLDAIDAREQRLASQLEEVKKDKAAAALEREEFEYNNAHFEEQHAAMLQKARAEAQTARSQLLEEARTEAAALRTQWQEAVRKEQQNLSASIATRTHQEVFAITRKALTELADSGLETRIVAVFIQRLQALGEAEKAPLSTPDGAVLIRSAFPLPEAEQATLTKAVQEALSIKAPLQFETEPELVSGIELISGGHKLGWSIAEYLGGLEESITGLLDSKVEEKTDDS; this is encoded by the coding sequence GTGCTAATTGATTGGTTCACGGTCGGCGCACAGGTGATCAATTTCCTGATCCTGATGTGGCTGCTGAAACATTTCCTCTACCAACCGGTGCTGGATGCCATCGACGCCCGCGAGCAACGCCTTGCCAGCCAGTTGGAGGAGGTGAAAAAAGACAAAGCCGCAGCGGCACTGGAACGTGAGGAATTCGAGTACAACAACGCGCATTTCGAGGAACAACACGCCGCGATGCTGCAAAAAGCCCGCGCCGAAGCCCAAACCGCCCGCAGCCAGTTGCTCGAAGAAGCCCGTACCGAAGCCGCCGCTTTACGCACCCAATGGCAGGAAGCCGTGCGCAAGGAACAGCAAAACCTCAGCGCCAGCATTGCCACCCGCACCCATCAGGAAGTGTTCGCCATTACCCGCAAAGCTTTGACGGAACTGGCGGATAGCGGGCTGGAAACACGCATAGTCGCGGTGTTTATCCAACGCTTGCAGGCATTGGGTGAGGCGGAAAAAGCGCCGTTATCCACCCCGGATGGCGCAGTGCTGATCCGCAGCGCCTTTCCGCTCCCGGAAGCCGAACAAGCCACGCTGACAAAGGCGGTGCAGGAGGCGCTCTCCATCAAAGCACCGCTCCAGTTCGAGACGGAGCCGGAACTGGTGAGCGGGATTGAACTGATCAGCGGCGGCCACAAGCTGGGCTGGAGTATCGCCGAATATCTGGGCGGGCTGGAAGAAAGCATTACCGGCTTACTGGACAGCAAGGTGGAGGAAAAAACCGATGACAGCTAG
- a CDS encoding alternate F1F0 ATPase, F1 subunit alpha: MTASLQTTLDQAFHALHQARETFTPPLQAREIGRVSSVATGIAKVTGLPNVGYEELVKFPGGLYGIAFELTETDIGVVLLGNYWHLQAGDEVERTGRVMDVPVGDALIGRVINPLGEALDEKGALSVTQRLPIERPAAPIMQRAPVTVPLQTGIKVIDALVPIGRGQRELILGDRQTGKTTIAVDTILNQHDQNVLCVYCAIGQRASAVAKVIASLRKHGAMAYTTVIVTEGNDPPGLSYIAPYAATSIAEYFMQQGRDVLIVYDDLTNHARAYRELSLLLRRPPGREAFPGDIFYIHSRLLERATHLRPEHGGGSLTALPVIETEAQNMAAYIPTNLISITDGQIYLSPKLFELGVLPAVDVGRSVSRVGSKAQREDYRKVAGSLKLAYAQFEELENFARFGTRLDDDTRKVLTHGQRIRACLQQGEHQPVPVDAQISLLQALSDGKFDEVPLEKMPAAEQALYASAGFEPAT, from the coding sequence ATGACAGCTAGCCTGCAAACCACCCTCGACCAAGCCTTTCACGCCCTCCACCAAGCCCGCGAAACCTTCACCCCACCCTTGCAAGCCCGCGAAATCGGGCGCGTCAGCAGCGTCGCCACCGGCATTGCCAAAGTCACGGGCTTGCCGAATGTGGGTTACGAAGAACTGGTGAAATTCCCCGGCGGCTTGTACGGCATCGCCTTCGAGCTGACCGAAACCGACATCGGCGTGGTCTTGCTGGGCAATTACTGGCATTTGCAAGCCGGGGATGAAGTGGAACGCACCGGCAGGGTCATGGATGTGCCCGTCGGCGATGCGCTGATCGGGCGCGTCATCAACCCGCTGGGCGAGGCGCTGGATGAAAAGGGTGCGCTGAGCGTTACCCAACGCTTGCCGATTGAACGCCCCGCCGCGCCGATCATGCAGCGGGCCCCGGTCACTGTGCCGTTGCAGACTGGCATCAAGGTGATTGACGCGCTGGTGCCGATCGGGCGCGGGCAACGCGAACTGATCCTCGGCGATCGTCAGACCGGCAAGACCACCATTGCGGTCGACACCATCCTCAACCAGCATGACCAGAACGTGCTGTGTGTGTATTGCGCCATTGGGCAACGCGCCTCAGCGGTAGCGAAAGTGATTGCCAGCCTGCGCAAACACGGCGCAATGGCCTACACCACCGTGATTGTCACCGAAGGCAATGACCCGCCGGGGCTGAGTTATATCGCGCCCTACGCGGCTACCAGCATTGCCGAATATTTCATGCAGCAAGGCCGCGACGTGCTGATTGTGTACGACGACCTCACCAACCATGCGCGTGCTTACCGCGAACTCTCCTTGCTGTTGCGCCGCCCGCCCGGTCGGGAAGCGTTTCCGGGCGACATTTTCTACATCCATTCGCGCCTGCTGGAACGCGCCACGCACTTGCGCCCGGAACACGGCGGCGGTTCGCTGACTGCTTTGCCGGTGATTGAAACCGAAGCGCAGAACATGGCCGCCTACATTCCCACCAACCTGATTTCGATCACCGACGGACAGATTTACCTCTCGCCCAAGCTGTTTGAACTGGGCGTACTACCGGCGGTGGACGTGGGGCGCTCGGTATCGCGGGTCGGCAGCAAGGCGCAACGCGAGGATTACCGCAAGGTTGCGGGCAGCCTCAAGCTGGCCTACGCGCAGTTTGAAGAGCTGGAAAACTTTGCCCGTTTCGGCACGCGGCTGGATGATGACACCCGCAAAGTGCTGACACACGGGCAGCGCATCCGCGCCTGTTTGCAACAGGGTGAACACCAACCCGTGCCGGTCGACGCGCAAATCAGCCTGCTGCAAGCCCTGAGCGATGGCAAGTTTGACGAAGTGCCGCTGGAAAAAATGCCCGCCGCCGAGCAAGCACTGTATGCCAGCGCCGGTTTCGAGCCAGCCACATGA
- a CDS encoding F0F1 ATP synthase subunit gamma produces MSDSGETLRHRIDGAGDLQAVVRTMKALSAANISQYERAVHALEVYFHTVELGLVACLRQPDLQLPTTFTRPKAARMTGVIVFGSDQGLVGQFNDLLVEFVTHALTDLPGDKQVWAVGERMRDRLQDAGLPLAGLFNVPNSVNAITALIGQLLLATEAAHEHGKLSHLYLFHNRPGAVAGQYEPISQRLLPLDAQWQNHLLAQPWQTHKLPETLGSSQQTLWALIREYLFVSLYRACAESLASENASRLAAMQRADKNIGEMLENLTQSYHQQRQDSIDAELFDVIAGFGNPA; encoded by the coding sequence ATGAGCGACAGCGGCGAAACCCTGCGGCATCGGATCGACGGGGCGGGCGATCTTCAGGCGGTGGTACGCACCATGAAGGCGCTGTCCGCCGCCAATATCAGCCAGTATGAACGCGCCGTCCACGCGCTGGAGGTGTATTTCCACACCGTCGAACTGGGGCTGGTGGCTTGTTTGCGCCAGCCTGACCTGCAACTGCCGACCACCTTCACCCGCCCCAAGGCGGCGCGGATGACGGGGGTGATTGTGTTCGGCTCTGATCAGGGACTGGTCGGGCAATTCAACGACTTGCTGGTGGAATTTGTCACTCATGCCCTGACCGATTTACCGGGTGACAAGCAGGTGTGGGCAGTGGGCGAGCGAATGCGTGACCGCTTGCAAGACGCCGGTTTGCCGCTGGCGGGGCTGTTCAATGTACCGAATTCGGTGAATGCGATTACCGCGCTGATCGGGCAATTGCTGCTGGCAACCGAAGCGGCGCATGAACACGGCAAGCTCAGCCATTTGTACTTGTTCCACAACCGTCCTGGCGCTGTCGCGGGTCAATATGAGCCGATCAGTCAACGCCTGTTGCCACTGGATGCACAATGGCAAAACCACTTGCTGGCACAACCCTGGCAAACCCACAAGCTGCCGGAAACGTTGGGTTCCAGCCAGCAAACGCTGTGGGCGCTGATCCGCGAATACCTGTTTGTGTCGCTATACCGGGCGTGCGCCGAATCGCTGGCGAGCGAAAATGCCAGCCGTCTGGCAGCGATGCAGCGGGCAGATAAAAACATCGGTGAAATGCTGGAAAATTTGACGCAGAGCTACCACCAGCAGCGGCAGGACAGTATTGATGCGGAATTGTTTGATGTCATCGCGGGGTTTGGTAATCCTGCGTAA
- a CDS encoding ATP-binding protein encodes MQRQQLPFLTRWLHNKNRKPLIIRGARQVGKSTLVQLFAAQQGMTLMTANLERYPALANTFASNDPEKILQQIEALPRMPAVDESTLLFLDEIQAVPEAIPALRYFYEDRPQLPVVCAGSLLEFVLSAHQFSMPVGRVQYLHMGPMTFSEFLRALGEDKLYHVVTEYQPGDEIGEVVHQRLLQLLRSYYFVGGMPEAVAAFAETRSYQPVSEVHNSIIETYREDFPKYGKNRDHNRMLDVFNFTARNVGVKVKYSNISREDQSATLKKDLELLCMARVISKVIHSHCSGLPLQASLEEKVYKLLFLDVGLMNAICGLNWRTLSQFDDLKLVNEGAIAEQFVGQHLQALLAESPNRELTYWLREGRSANAELDYVVALEGQIIPVEVKAGASGSMKSLHQFMAEKQAPFAVRFDAGLPAISTVNAVVNSDNQRKDVSYKLVSLPLYLVERLGAVVVGMA; translated from the coding sequence ATGCAACGTCAACAGCTACCATTTCTGACCCGCTGGTTACACAACAAAAATCGTAAACCCCTGATCATCCGGGGTGCGCGGCAAGTCGGCAAATCTACATTGGTGCAGTTGTTCGCCGCACAGCAAGGCATGACCCTGATGACGGCCAATCTGGAACGCTACCCCGCCTTGGCAAACACCTTTGCCAGTAATGACCCGGAAAAAATCCTGCAACAAATTGAAGCCTTGCCGCGTATGCCTGCCGTCGATGAATCGACATTGCTGTTTCTCGATGAGATTCAGGCTGTGCCGGAGGCTATCCCTGCCCTGCGTTACTTCTACGAAGACCGCCCACAATTGCCCGTCGTGTGTGCAGGTTCACTGCTGGAGTTTGTGTTATCGGCACACCAATTTTCGATGCCGGTGGGTAGGGTTCAATACCTGCACATGGGGCCGATGACGTTTTCAGAATTCTTGCGGGCATTGGGTGAAGATAAGCTGTATCACGTGGTGACGGAATATCAACCGGGTGACGAGATCGGTGAGGTAGTACACCAACGGCTGTTGCAACTGTTGCGCAGCTACTATTTCGTGGGTGGAATGCCTGAAGCAGTGGCGGCGTTTGCGGAAACGCGCAGCTACCAGCCAGTGAGTGAAGTCCATAACTCGATTATCGAAACCTACCGTGAAGATTTCCCCAAATACGGCAAAAACCGTGACCATAATCGAATGCTGGATGTATTCAACTTCACCGCCCGTAACGTGGGCGTAAAAGTCAAATACAGCAATATCTCCCGTGAAGATCAGAGTGCCACCCTCAAAAAAGACCTGGAATTGCTGTGCATGGCGCGGGTGATCAGTAAGGTTATTCACAGCCATTGTTCAGGACTACCGCTACAAGCCAGTCTTGAGGAAAAGGTTTACAAGCTGCTGTTTCTGGATGTCGGCCTGATGAATGCCATTTGCGGCCTCAATTGGCGCACGCTGTCCCAATTCGATGACCTCAAGTTGGTGAACGAAGGGGCGATTGCCGAGCAGTTTGTGGGGCAACACCTACAGGCATTGCTGGCAGAATCACCCAATCGGGAATTGACTTACTGGCTGCGCGAAGGCCGCTCCGCCAATGCCGAACTGGATTACGTGGTGGCGCTGGAAGGGCAGATTATTCCGGTTGAAGTCAAAGCGGGTGCAAGTGGCAGCATGAAATCACTACACCAATTTATGGCAGAGAAACAAGCACCGTTTGCGGTGCGATTTGATGCGGGTTTGCCTGCGATTAGTACCGTCAATGCGGTGGTGAACAGCGATAATCAGCGGAAGGACGTTAGTTACAAACTGGTGTCGTTGCCGTTGTATTTGGTGGAACGGTTGGGGGCGGTGGTTGTGGGAATGGCGTAG